In Candidatus Manganitrophus morganii, the genomic window TAAAGTCGATCCGGCCGGGAACATGATGCTCCTTGCCGAGGCCGTCCTCATACTTCCCGGTCAACACCTGCTCCACCACCGGCAGCGGCTGATTGAGATACGCCTTCGGCGCGATGGCGGCGGCGATCTCTTTGCGATTTTCATGCTTCGACGAAAAGTGGGTGGCATCGACGATCGCTTTCAGCAGCGCGCCGAAGGTGTTCGGGTTGGCGGTCACAAACTCCCGGCTCGCCGCAAAGGCGCAGCAGGGGTGCCCGTCCCAGATCTCCTTGGTCAGCAGATGAATAAATCCGACCTTGTCGAAAACAGCCCGCTGGTTGAACGGGTCGGGAGAGAGGTAACCGTCGAGATTTTCGATCCGTAGGTTGGCGACCATCTCCGGCGGCGGCAGCACCCGGATCTCCACATCTTTGTCGGGGTCAAGGCCATGCTCCGCGAGATAGTAGCGGAGGAGGAAGTTGTGCATCGAGTAGTCGAACGGAACGGCGAACTTAAATCCTTTCCACTGCTTTGGGTCTCTTTTATCTTTATGTTTGATGTGAAGGGTAATTGCCTGGCCGTTGATGTTCTCCACCGCCGGCATGACGAACGGAACGGCGGGGGAGCCGGCCCCCAAAGTGATCGCCAGCGGCATCGGGGTCAACATATGCTCCGCCTCGTACTCCTTGGCGATCGCTTTGTCCCGCATGACGGCCCAGCCGGCGGTTTTGATCAGCGCGACATCGAGGCCGTAACGTTTGTAGAAACCCATCGGCCCGGCCATGATAATCGGGGTGGCGCAGGTGATCGGCACAAAGCCGATTTTCAGCGCGGTCTTCTCCAAGGGACCGCTCTTCTCCTGGGCGGCCGCCTTCACCGCCGCCAGCGGGAGAAATTGCGCGATCAGCGCGGCGATCGTCCCCTGGCCGAGCATGCCGATGAACCGCCGGCGGCTGAGCGGCGTGTGGCGGAGCACCGCCCGGACGACGGCCCCCTCGACGGCGCGGTCGAGCACCTCCTCAGGTCCGGCCGGAGACGGGTCATGATTGTGAGGGTTTTGCAGATGGAAATGTTTCTCCTTTTTCATTACATCCCCCCTTTCTTTGATTGTTTTTTCGTATCGTTTATTTATCCGTCGTTGAAACGAGCGCAGCGCCTTCCGCCGATGCATCGATCTGATGAGAATCGCCTCCGTCCGATCGTCGCTTGGCGTCCCCTTCGCCGTAGAGAAACTCAAGGATCTCTCCCTTCCAATGCTGATAGCCCGACTGGCGGACCAGCTCCATCCGCGACCGGGGACGGCGGAAAGGAATCGGCACGATCCGTCCGATCGTCGCGGCGGGCCCCCGGGTCATCATCACGACCCGGTCGGAGAGCAACAGCGCCTCGTCGACGTCGTGCGTCACCATCAAGACGGTCGTTCCGAATTTTTCCCAGATCCGGAGCAGCTCGTCTTGAAGATGCCCGCGGGTCAGCGCGTCGAGCGCGCCGAACGGCTCGTCAAGGAGGAGCACTTTCGGCCGGATGGCGAGGGCCCGGGCGATCCCGACCCGTTGTCGCATTCCGCCCGAGAGCTCGGCCGGCCGCTTCTGCGCCGCCTCGGTCAGACCGACCATGTCAAGGAAATGGCCGACCCGGTCCTTCTGCTCTTTACGGCTCATTTGAGGAAAAACCGCTTCGACGGCGAGCGCAATGTTCTCGGCGCAAGTCAGCCACGGAAGCAAGGCATGGCTCTGGAAAACCACCCCCCGATCGGGTCCCGGCCCGTCGATCTCCTTCCCCTCCAGGACAATGACCCCTTCG contains:
- a CDS encoding ABC transporter substrate-binding protein, whose translation is MKKEKHFHLQNPHNHDPSPAGPEEVLDRAVEGAVVRAVLRHTPLSRRRFIGMLGQGTIAALIAQFLPLAAVKAAAQEKSGPLEKTALKIGFVPITCATPIIMAGPMGFYKRYGLDVALIKTAGWAVMRDKAIAKEYEAEHMLTPMPLAITLGAGSPAVPFVMPAVENINGQAITLHIKHKDKRDPKQWKGFKFAVPFDYSMHNFLLRYYLAEHGLDPDKDVEIRVLPPPEMVANLRIENLDGYLSPDPFNQRAVFDKVGFIHLLTKEIWDGHPCCAFAASREFVTANPNTFGALLKAIVDATHFSSKHENRKEIAAAIAPKAYLNQPLPVVEQVLTGKYEDGLGKEHHVPGRIDFNPFPWHSMGVWILTQMKRWGYIKGDVDYKAVAERVYLASECGEKMKEIGYPPPGSTYQNHTIMNKVFDPHKPEEYIKSFSIKRT
- a CDS encoding nitrate ABC transporter ATP-binding protein (This model describes the ATP binding subunits of ATP-binding cassette (ABC) transporters for nitrate transport, or for bicarbonate transport, in bacteria and archaea.) is translated as MKCDEATGQDLIKRIETNYLEISRIGKTFEGANGVYPAVQGIDLKIRKGEFVTLIGHSGCGKSTLLSMVAGLITPSEGVIVLEGKEIDGPGPDRGVVFQSHALLPWLTCAENIALAVEAVFPQMSRKEQKDRVGHFLDMVGLTEAAQKRPAELSGGMRQRVGIARALAIRPKVLLLDEPFGALDALTRGHLQDELLRIWEKFGTTVLMVTHDVDEALLLSDRVVMMTRGPAATIGRIVPIPFRRPRSRMELVRQSGYQHWKGEILEFLYGEGDAKRRSDGGDSHQIDASAEGAALVSTTDK